In Paracholeplasma morum, the genomic window TTAGAAAGTTCTTGATACATTTTAGTAGCTTGTTCTAGTTGCCAAGTTACATCACCCTTTGGTGTTGGGTTTCCTGATAAGAAAGCGATTGTATCATAACTCTTAAGGTCTTTAATCCCTAAGCGAACGCTCTTTCTTTTACCCAGTTTTCGTACCATAGGTACGACATCTCTCTTGATTTGTTCGCGGTAAGCTCTGACATCAGTCTCATCATAGTCAGTTCTACCTAAACGTTTGTATCCTAGCGATACATAGTTAGGATAGCCCAAAAGGACTGCTTGTTCGGTTCTCACTTTAACTAATTGATCATATAATTCATCCAGTTCTGATTCAATGGACTTAAAGAACCCTGAAACAGCCAACTGAGCTTGATGTCTAATCTCTCTATCAATGTTTTGTGTGAACGGAGACATTTGAGAAAGATTGTAAGTCCCACCTTGGAACTCTATTTGTGCTGAAGCAATTAACTTAGCATATTTGCTACCAAGTTTGTTTTCTTCAACCATCAAAGGAATAATCTTCTCATCAAATGATTGAAGTTGAACTTCAATTTGGTCAAAATAGTATTGTCCAAAAGCATCAATCAATTCTTGTTTGAATGGAGAAGCTACCACTTCCTTTTGAAACTCGTTCCCGTAGTTTTGGATGGTTGGCAAAACCTCATCCATGAAATCAGTCTCTGTCGTATAGAATTCATCTTGGGTATTTAATGAGTATCTAATTGAGACAAGTTGTTGCATCGTATCCACTTCATCGGAAATCTTGAATACATTTTTTATCACTTCAATTTGTGTTTGTGCATCTTTGGCATTTTTAAATTGTTCGATTGAAGCTTCATATTTAGCTTTAATCTCATCTATGTTTGGCCTTTGATATAAATAATCTTTAAACTTCATAAAATCACTCTCCTTTTTCAATTATACACCGATTTTGTTGATATGAATACAAAAAAAGCACGCCTAAGCGTGCTTACTTGTATTATTCAACAAATTGAATGACTGCCATTGGTGCTGTATCACCTAAACGTGGCAATGTCTTGATAACGCGTGTGTATCCACCGTTTCTATCTTTGTATTTTGGAGCAAGTTCACCAAAAAGTTTTTGTAATGCTGTTTGTCCTTCTTTTGCATCTTCAGCTCTAACGAATGCTGCAGCTTGGCGTCTAGCGGCTAAAGTGCCTTTTTTACCAAGTGTAACCATTCTGTCAGCGAATTTGCGAAGTTCTTTAGCTTTAGCTTCTGTGGTTTCGATTTGTCCATGAATAATTAGGTCCGTTACAAGGTCTCTAAGTAATGCTTTTCTTTGATCACTTGTACGTCTTAATCTGCTATATCCTGCCATAGTAGTTCTCCTTATTCGTTGTCATCGTCAGAAGCAATGTCTAGTTTTCTACCATTGGAATATCCAGCAGCAAATCCTAAACCTAAATCTTCTAACTTCTCTTTAACTTCTTTTAATGATTTACGTCCTAGATTACGAACACGCATCATTTCTTCTTCAGTCTTCTTAGTTAACTCAGCAAGTGTATTAATACCTGCACGTTTTAAACAGTTAAATGAGCGAACTGATAAATCAAGCTCTTCAATTGGTTTTTCAAGCTTGTGTGTGTTAGTTTCGCTAACTTTTTCAGACATGAAACTCATTTCGTGTGTTGTAGAATCTAAGTCCACAACGACTGATAAGTAATCAATCATCATTTTAGCTGCCAATGATAAAGCTTCATGAGCTTTAATTGCGCCATTGGTTTCAACTTCCATGATTAGTTTGTCATAGTCAGCATCGTTATCAACACGAGTTTTTTCAACTTCGTAGGACACACGATTAATTGGTGTATAAATGGAGTCAATCGCAATTACACCAATAGAGTTGTTGTATTTCTTGTTTTTTACGGAACCTACATACCCGATACCGCGTCTAACGGTCATGTACATAGAAAGTTTGCCGCCTTCAACCACAGTGGCAATCACTTGGTCTGGATTAATCACTTTGATTTCATTATCATGAATGATATCCGAAGCGGTAACAACACCTGCGCCGTTTTGATGGATCTCAATTTCTTTTTCAAAATTAGGATCCGTTGAATCAACGGAAAGTACCACTTTTTTAAGATTTAAGACAATGCTCATTACGTCTTCCATAACACCTTCTAGTGTTGAGAATTCGTGTTCCGCACCTTCAATCTTAACATTGACAATTGCTGCGCCTGGTAGTGATGATAATAACACACGGCGTAACGAGTTACCAATTGTAATCCCATAGCCTCTTTCGAGAGGGCTAATGGTACAGATTGCTTTAGTGTTATCACTTGAGGTAGACTCAACCTTTACTTCTGGTTTCGAAAATTTAAGATCTTGCAAAATGATTACCTCCTTATATTAAATAGAAATTATCCACGTGGGCGTTTTGGTGGACGGCATCCGTTATGTGGAACTGGTGTTACGTCTTTGATTGCTGTAATTTCAAGACCTGCTGCTTGGATAGAACGAATTGCTGCTTCTCTACCTGGGCCTGGGCCTTTTACTGATACTTCAACTTTGATCACACCATGATCGATTGCTGCTTTCGCTGCTGCATCAGCAGACATTTGAGCTGCATAAGGTGTAGATTTACGTGAACCTTTAAATCCTAGTGCACCTGCACTGCTCCAAGCGATGGCATTGCCTCCTTGGTCAGTGATGGTTACGATTGTATTGTTAAACGTGGTATGAATGTGAGCCATTCCAAGCGGAATATTCTTCTTTACACGACGTTTAGTTGTTTTTTTACCTGCCATGATGACCCTCCTTATTTCTTCTTATTCGCAATAGTCTTAGCTTTACCTTTGCGAGTACGTGCATTATTTCTAGTGTTTTGTCCTCTTACTGGTAAACCTTTTCTATGACGAATACCACGATAAGAACCAATTTCCATTAAACGTTTGATGTTTAAGGTAATTTCTCTTCTTAAGTCACCTTCTACTTGGTATTTAGTGACTTCAGTACGAATACGGTTCAATTCATCTTCTGTTAAGTCTTTTACTCTTGTATCTTCAGATACTTGAGCTTCTAATAAAATTTTCTCTGATAAGTTTCTTCCAATGCCATAAACATAGGTTAAGGCAATAACAATTCTCTTGTCTCTTGGAATATCAATACCTGCTATACGTGCCATATTTTTCTCCTATTATCCTTGACGTTGTTTGTGTTTTGGATTTTCACAAATAACGATTACTTTGCCCTTGCGTTTAACAACTTTGCATTTATCGCAAATAGGCTTTACTGATGCTCTTACTTTCATGTGATTTCCTCCTACCTGCGGCGATACGTTATTCTGCCGCGTGTTAAATCATATGGTGATAACTCTACTGTTACGCTATCACCAGGTAAAATGCGAATGTTGTGCATGCGGATTTTACCAGATACATGTGCGAGTACTACGTGCCCATTTTCAAGTTCTACTTTAAATTTGGTATTTGGTAGTACTTCGACTACTTTTGCTTGTACTTCAATTAAATCTTCTCTTGCCATAAATATCCTCCTTTAAAGCTCTGTCAATATTTCGCAACCAGTTTCTGTTATCGCAATCATGTGTTCAAAGTGTGCACTATTCTTTCTATCGATTGTAATGGTTGTCCAATTATCCGATAAAATTCTAACACGCTTTGTTCCAATATTGATCATTGGTTCAACACAGATGGTCATGCCTGGTTTTAACAAGGCACCATATCCAGGTTTGCCAAAATTTGGGACGTACGGATCTTCATGCAAGTTCTTTCCAATGCCATGACCTGTAAATTCTTCTACAATGCCATAACCATGTGGTTTCACATAGGCTTCGATTGCTGCAGAAATATCCGATACTCGATTTCCTGGTTTAGCCATTTTAAGGCCTTCAAACAATGATTGTAAAGTAACCTCTAACAATTGTTCGTCAGCTTTCGAAATGTTTCCAACTGGATAAGTCCAAGCACTATCAGCATGATAGCCCTTATACATTACGCCAATATCTAATGAAACAATATCTCCGTCTTTCAAAACACGATCGGATGGTATACCATGTACAACCTCTTCATTTACCGATAGACAGACTGAGCCAGGGAAACCATTATAACCTTTAAAGGAAGGTATTCCGCCTAATTGTCTAATAAATGTTTCAGCAATCTCATCGAGAGCTTTTGTTGTGATTCCAGGTTTTATATGTTTTTTTACTTCTTCACGAGTTTGGGCAACCATACGGCCGGCTTCTCTCATGATGTCAATTTCTCTTTGTGATTTTAAAATAATCATTTGATTCCTTCTAACTTGTTTATAACACGTTCTGTCACTTCTTCGATAGTGCCGTTTCCGTCAATACATAAGAAGTTCTTTCTAGCTTTATAAAAGTCAATAATTGGTTGAGTTTGTTCATGATAAATGACCAATCTACGTTTTGTAATTTCAACTGTATCGTCTTCACGTTGAACAAGTGGGCTACCGCATTTATCGCATATACCATCAACTTGTGGTTTATGGTTTTCGATATGATAGGTTTCTCCGCATTTTTTACAAACTCTTCTACCAGTGATTCGTTTTAACAAAATGTTTTCATTTGAATCTAGATAGATAACAAAATCAACTTTCCAGCCATATTGCATAAGGATGTGTTCAAAATCCTCAGCTTGTCTAAGGTTTCTAGGATAGCCATCTAATAAGAAGCCATTCTTCACATCTTTAGCGAGTAGTCTTTCACGAACAATGTCATTTGTAAGAGAGTCATTGACAAATTTACCTGCATTAATTTGCGCCTGAACAAGTTTCCCAACGGGGGATGCTTTTTGAATTTCTTCTCTAAACATCGCACCCGTTGAAATATGAGGTATGTTGTAGTGCTTGGTTAAATTTGATGCAAGCGATCCTTTACCGACCCCTGGAGGTCCCATAACGATTAGTCTCATAAAGAATACCTCTTCTCTTGTTTTTTAGAATATGCCTTTATATTCTTGATTGTTTGCTTCTGTTTCAATTTGGTTAGTTGTTTCCATAGCAACCCCAACCACAATTAATAATGAAGTCCCACCTAATACAATTGCTTGTGATTCAGTGCCATTAAATCCAAATACTACCGAAGTAATGATTGGAAGTGCAGCTAGAATCACTAAGTAAACTGTACCAAGTAGAGTGATTTTGAACATTAACTTCGCAATGAAGTTTTGAGTGTCCATACCAGGTCTAACACCAGGAATGTATGAATTTGACTTAGATAGGTTATCGGCAACTTTTTCTGGATTCATCATTAAGAATGAATAGAAGAATGAGAAGACGATAATTAATCCTACATAAAGTACGAAACCAATTGGTTGTTGATAGTTAAAGATTTGATTTAACCATGATTCAAGACTGGTCATTGTACTTGTGTCTTTATCAAACATACCGACGATGGAAAGTGGAATACTTAAAATCGTTGAAGCGAAGATGACCGGAATAACCCCTGAAGTATTTAACTTAATAGGAAGGTTGGATTCTGTCTTTCCTTGGCCTGCTTGACGGTTGGCATATTGAATAGGTACCTTGCGTTTTGCAAGTTCTAAATAGGTAACACCTAGTAATACTGCTAAGTAAATTAGAATGATTGAAATGAAGATTACAATATCCCATCCGCCACCACCGTTAGTGATGTACTTTTGCCATAAAATGGTAACCATAGATGGTAATGATGTAATAATACCGGCAACGATTAATAAACTGGTTCCGTTTCCGACACCTTTTCTTGTGATAAGATCTGCTAACCACATTGCAAATGCTGTACCAGCAGTTACAACTAATGACATGTAGATATATAAGAATGGTGAAGGTACTAGAATATCAATGATTAATTCGTTACCTGCAATCCCTAACCCTAGTAATAATACTAGTGATTGAACGAATGCTAGTACTAAACCTAAAATACGAGTTGTTTTGTTAAGTTTTGCTTTGCCTGCTTCGCCTTGTTCGCTCCATTCCTTAAGAATAGGCACAATATCCATTTGCAATAATTGAATTACGATGGATGCCGTAATGTAAGGCGATATCCCCATCGCCATGATGGAGAAACGTCCAAGCGCATTACCCGTGAAGTTGTTTAGGATTGCTAGGAATCCGTTGCTTGCTACGAAATCTGTAATACTAGAAGTATCAAGTAATGGAATTGGAATCCATGTTGTGATACGGAACAAGAACAATAATGCTAGGGTAATACCAATTCTTTTTAATAATTGTACGTTTGAAAATATCGCTTTAATTCGGTACATGTTAAATTACCTCAGCCGTTCCGCCCGCTTGTTGGATTAACTCAAGAGCTTGTTTTGAAAATTGGTTTGCTTTGATTGTTAGTTTCTTTTCTAAAGCACCATTTGCTAACACTTTAACGCCTGACTGTAATTTTCCGATTAATTTTGTTTCTAATAATAATTCTGGTGTAACAACTGTGCCATCTTCAAACACGTTTAATTGTGTTAAGTTGATGATTGCATAATCTTTACGGTTTACGTTCGTAAATCCACGCTTAGGAAGACGTTGGAAGAAAGGGATTTGTCCACCTTCAAAACCAGGACGCACGCCGCCACCGGATCTAGAGCCTTGACCTTTTTGGCCTCTACCAGAAGTTTTACCTTGTCCAGTAGCTGTACCACGTCCGAGTCTTTTACGATTCTTACGAGCACCTTCATTTGGTCTTAATTCGTTTAACATAGTTTCTCCCCCTTTACGCGATTTCTTTAACAGTCACAAGATGAGCGATGGTATTAACCATGCCGATAATCGCATCGTTGGATTCTTTAACAACTGTTTGGTTTAATTTTTTTAAGCCCAATGCATGAGCGGTTTTAACTTGATTTGGATTACGTCCAATTAAGCTTCTCTTTAGTGTAATTTCTAATTTCATAGTCTTACACCAAACTTTCTAATGCAACACCTCTAAGTGCTGCAACTTGTTCTTTTGTCTTTAATGATTCTAAACCAGCAAAAGTAGCTCTTACCATGTTGATTGGTGATTTTGAACCTAATGACTTAGACAAGATGTTATTGATACCTGCTAATTCGCAAATTGTACGAACTGGACCACCTGCGATAACCCCAGTACCTTCAGAAGCTGGTCTTAAGAAAACTTTACCTGCTCCGAATTCACCTGTTACTGTATGTGGAATTGTGTTGTTAACAATTGCAACTTTAACAAGATTCTTTTTAGCATCTTCAACTGCTTTTTTGATTGCATCAGGTACTTCTTGAGCTTTACCTAATCCAAATCCAACGGTACCGTTATGGTCCCCAACAACAACTAGTGCGGCAAATCTAAAGCGGCGTCCACCTTTAACAACCTTTGTTACGCGGTTAATGGCGACCACGCGGTCTTCAAATAATTCGACTTCTTTTTCTCTTTGTTTACGCATGATTACCCTCCTTAGAATTTCAAGCCAGCTTCTCTAGCTGCCTCTGCTAATGCTTTAATACGTCCATGGTATAAATAACCACTTCTGTCGAATACGACTTCAGTCACGCCACCTGCAATACCACGTTCAGCAATTAATTTGCCTACAGCTTGTGCAGAAGCGATGTTTGAACTGTTTAAGTTTAATTCTTTGCTATTTGCTTGGAATAAAGTCGTTTGGTTGACGTCGTCAATAAGTTGTGCATAGAAAGCTGTGTTAGAGCGATATACACTTAAACGAGGTCTTGCTGCTGTGCCTGAAAGATTCTTTCTAATACGAAGGTGTCTTTTTTGGCGTGATACATTGCTTGATTGTTTATTGATCATATATGTGCCCTCCTACTATTTCTTAGCAGTCTTACCTTCCTTGCGACGAACATTTTCATCTTTGTAACGAATACCTTTACCTTTGTATGGTTCTGGTTTACGTACTTGACGGATGTTTGCTGCAAATTCACCAATGACTTGCTTATCGATACCTGTAATGATAACATCGGTATTTTTTGGAAGTGATACTTCTACACCAGCTGGGATTTCCATATTAACTAAATGTGAATACCCTGCGTTGATAACAAGTGTTCTTCCTTCTAAAGATGCTCTATAACCTACACCACGGATTTCTAATTGCTTAGTGAATCCAGTAGAAACACCAGTAATCATGTTAGCTAAAACAGCTCTTGTTGTTCCGTGTAGCTTACGGTCATTGTTTACATCTGATTCTCTAGTAACTTTAATTTCTTGATCATGTTGTGCAATTGCTACACGATCAGAAAATTGGAAACTAAGTTCGCCTTTTGGGCCTTTTACTGTGACTAAGTTATCTGCCGTAACATTAACGGTAACACCGGCAGGAACGTGAATCACTTTATTACCTATACGTGACATGTCATTTCCTCCTTATATTACCAAATGTAGGCGAGTACTTCGCCACCGATTTGTTGTTTACGTGCATCTCTGTCTGTCATGATGCCTTTTGATGTCGAAATAACTGCAATTCCTAAACCGTTTAATACGGAAGGTAATTGACTTGCTTGCGCATAAACACGTAAGCCTGGTTTCGATATCCTCTTTAAGCCTTTAATAACGCGTTCATTATTTGCGGCATATTTTAAAGTAACTACTGTGAAATTAGCAGCACCTTCTTGTTTTGTCGTGAAATCCACGATGAAACCTTCTTGCTTAAGAACATTTAGAATGTCCGTTTTAAGTCTAGATGTAGGGATTTCTACTTTCTCATGACGCATTGTGTTCGCGTTGCGGATACGAGTTAGTAAATCCGCAATTGGATCAGTCATAACCATATTATTTCCTCCTTCTTACCAGCTGGCTTTTTTAACGCCAGGTAGTTCGCCTTTATAGGCTAATTCACGAAAACAAATACGGCAAACTCCAAATTTTTGGTATACTGCGTGCGGACGGCCACAAACTGTGCATCTTGTGTAAGCTCTTGTTGAGAACTTAGCTACACGTTGTTGCTTCGCAATCATAGATTTTTTAGCCATGTTTATTCTCCTTATTTTTTAAACGGTAAACCAAGTGAAGTTAATAATGCTCTACCTTCTTCATCTGATTTTGCCGTTGTTACGATGACAATGTCCATGCCTCGTACTTTTTTCACTTTATCGAAATTAACTTCTGGGAAAATTAATTGTTCTTTAACACCTAGTGTATAGTTACCACGTCCGTCGAATGCATCTTTTGAGATACCACGGAAGTCTCTAACACGAGGTAATGAGATTGAAATTAATTTGTCTAAGAAGTAATACATTCTTTCTCCACGTAATGTTACTTTGCAACCAATTGGCATTCCTTCACGAAGTTTAAAGTTCGCAATAGAATTCTTAGCTTTTGTAACAACTGGTTTTTGACCAGTAATAACGGTTAGTTCTTCAACCGCGTCGTCAAGTACTTTTGGATTAGCAACTGCGTCGCCGATCCCCATATTGATTACGATCTTTT contains:
- a CDS encoding M3 family oligoendopeptidase, which gives rise to MKFKDYLYQRPNIDEIKAKYEASIEQFKNAKDAQTQIEVIKNVFKISDEVDTMQQLVSIRYSLNTQDEFYTTETDFMDEVLPTIQNYGNEFQKEVVASPFKQELIDAFGQYYFDQIEVQLQSFDEKIIPLMVEENKLGSKYAKLIASAQIEFQGGTYNLSQMSPFTQNIDREIRHQAQLAVSGFFKSIESELDELYDQLVKVRTEQAVLLGYPNYVSLGYKRLGRTDYDETDVRAYREQIKRDVVPMVRKLGKRKSVRLGIKDLKSYDTIAFLSGNPTPKGDVTWQLEQATKMYQELSKETHEFFTFMKESELLELDSKKGKASGGYCTFIPGYKAPFIFANFNGTSHDVDVLTHEAGHAFQVYQAKDFINPSQRFPGYEACEIHSMSMEFFAWPWMESFFKEDATKYYFNHLSSAISFLPYGALVDEFQHEVYQNPTMTPKERKDTWRRLEKIYLPDKDYDDDTFLDSGTFWYRQIHIFDSPFYYIDYTLAQVCAFQYWIRNHKDHKEAWNSYVALCKLGGSKGFVELMKSASLESPFVDGTIKKTIEPLFAFLDTIDDTVL
- the rplQ gene encoding 50S ribosomal protein L17, with amino-acid sequence MAGYSRLRRTSDQRKALLRDLVTDLIIHGQIETTEAKAKELRKFADRMVTLGKKGTLAARRQAAAFVRAEDAKEGQTALQKLFGELAPKYKDRNGGYTRVIKTLPRLGDTAPMAVIQFVE
- a CDS encoding DNA-directed RNA polymerase subunit alpha, whose translation is MQDLKFSKPEVKVESTSSDNTKAICTISPLERGYGITIGNSLRRVLLSSLPGAAIVNVKIEGAEHEFSTLEGVMEDVMSIVLNLKKVVLSVDSTDPNFEKEIEIHQNGAGVVTASDIIHDNEIKVINPDQVIATVVEGGKLSMYMTVRRGIGYVGSVKNKKYNNSIGVIAIDSIYTPINRVSYEVEKTRVDNDADYDKLIMEVETNGAIKAHEALSLAAKMMIDYLSVVVDLDSTTHEMSFMSEKVSETNTHKLEKPIEELDLSVRSFNCLKRAGINTLAELTKKTEEEMMRVRNLGRKSLKEVKEKLEDLGLGFAAGYSNGRKLDIASDDDNE
- the rpsK gene encoding 30S ribosomal protein S11, with protein sequence MAGKKTTKRRVKKNIPLGMAHIHTTFNNTIVTITDQGGNAIAWSSAGALGFKGSRKSTPYAAQMSADAAAKAAIDHGVIKVEVSVKGPGPGREAAIRSIQAAGLEITAIKDVTPVPHNGCRPPKRPRG
- the rpsM gene encoding 30S ribosomal protein S13; translated protein: MARIAGIDIPRDKRIVIALTYVYGIGRNLSEKILLEAQVSEDTRVKDLTEDELNRIRTEVTKYQVEGDLRREITLNIKRLMEIGSYRGIRHRKGLPVRGQNTRNNARTRKGKAKTIANKKK
- the rpmJ gene encoding 50S ribosomal protein L36, translating into MKVRASVKPICDKCKVVKRKGKVIVICENPKHKQRQG
- the infA gene encoding translation initiation factor IF-1: MAREDLIEVQAKVVEVLPNTKFKVELENGHVVLAHVSGKIRMHNIRILPGDSVTVELSPYDLTRGRITYRRR
- the map gene encoding type I methionyl aminopeptidase; translated protein: MIILKSQREIDIMREAGRMVAQTREEVKKHIKPGITTKALDEIAETFIRQLGGIPSFKGYNGFPGSVCLSVNEEVVHGIPSDRVLKDGDIVSLDIGVMYKGYHADSAWTYPVGNISKADEQLLEVTLQSLFEGLKMAKPGNRVSDISAAIEAYVKPHGYGIVEEFTGHGIGKNLHEDPYVPNFGKPGYGALLKPGMTICVEPMINIGTKRVRILSDNWTTITIDRKNSAHFEHMIAITETGCEILTEL
- a CDS encoding adenylate kinase translates to MRLIVMGPPGVGKGSLASNLTKHYNIPHISTGAMFREEIQKASPVGKLVQAQINAGKFVNDSLTNDIVRERLLAKDVKNGFLLDGYPRNLRQAEDFEHILMQYGWKVDFVIYLDSNENILLKRITGRRVCKKCGETYHIENHKPQVDGICDKCGSPLVQREDDTVEITKRRLVIYHEQTQPIIDFYKARKNFLCIDGNGTIEEVTERVINKLEGIK
- the secY gene encoding preprotein translocase subunit SecY; protein product: MYRIKAIFSNVQLLKRIGITLALLFLFRITTWIPIPLLDTSSITDFVASNGFLAILNNFTGNALGRFSIMAMGISPYITASIVIQLLQMDIVPILKEWSEQGEAGKAKLNKTTRILGLVLAFVQSLVLLLGLGIAGNELIIDILVPSPFLYIYMSLVVTAGTAFAMWLADLITRKGVGNGTSLLIVAGIITSLPSMVTILWQKYITNGGGGWDIVIFISIILIYLAVLLGVTYLELAKRKVPIQYANRQAGQGKTESNLPIKLNTSGVIPVIFASTILSIPLSIVGMFDKDTSTMTSLESWLNQIFNYQQPIGFVLYVGLIIVFSFFYSFLMMNPEKVADNLSKSNSYIPGVRPGMDTQNFIAKLMFKITLLGTVYLVILAALPIITSVVFGFNGTESQAIVLGGTSLLIVVGVAMETTNQIETEANNQEYKGIF
- the rplO gene encoding 50S ribosomal protein L15, with the translated sequence MLNELRPNEGARKNRKRLGRGTATGQGKTSGRGQKGQGSRSGGGVRPGFEGGQIPFFQRLPKRGFTNVNRKDYAIINLTQLNVFEDGTVVTPELLLETKLIGKLQSGVKVLANGALEKKLTIKANQFSKQALELIQQAGGTAEVI
- the rpmD gene encoding 50S ribosomal protein L30, translating into MKLEITLKRSLIGRNPNQVKTAHALGLKKLNQTVVKESNDAIIGMVNTIAHLVTVKEIA
- the rpsE gene encoding 30S ribosomal protein S5, with the translated sequence MRKQREKEVELFEDRVVAINRVTKVVKGGRRFRFAALVVVGDHNGTVGFGLGKAQEVPDAIKKAVEDAKKNLVKVAIVNNTIPHTVTGEFGAGKVFLRPASEGTGVIAGGPVRTICELAGINNILSKSLGSKSPINMVRATFAGLESLKTKEQVAALRGVALESLV
- the rplR gene encoding 50S ribosomal protein L18 — encoded protein: MINKQSSNVSRQKRHLRIRKNLSGTAARPRLSVYRSNTAFYAQLIDDVNQTTLFQANSKELNLNSSNIASAQAVGKLIAERGIAGGVTEVVFDRSGYLYHGRIKALAEAAREAGLKF
- the rplF gene encoding 50S ribosomal protein L6 — protein: MSRIGNKVIHVPAGVTVNVTADNLVTVKGPKGELSFQFSDRVAIAQHDQEIKVTRESDVNNDRKLHGTTRAVLANMITGVSTGFTKQLEIRGVGYRASLEGRTLVINAGYSHLVNMEIPAGVEVSLPKNTDVIITGIDKQVIGEFAANIRQVRKPEPYKGKGIRYKDENVRRKEGKTAKK
- the rpsH gene encoding 30S ribosomal protein S8, translating into MVMTDPIADLLTRIRNANTMRHEKVEIPTSRLKTDILNVLKQEGFIVDFTTKQEGAANFTVVTLKYAANNERVIKGLKRISKPGLRVYAQASQLPSVLNGLGIAVISTSKGIMTDRDARKQQIGGEVLAYIW
- a CDS encoding type Z 30S ribosomal protein S14, coding for MAKKSMIAKQQRVAKFSTRAYTRCTVCGRPHAVYQKFGVCRICFRELAYKGELPGVKKASW
- the rplE gene encoding 50S ribosomal protein L5, with amino-acid sequence MSRLREKYETLTKPELIKAFNYTTVMQVPKIEKIVINMGIGDAVANPKVLDDAVEELTVITGQKPVVTKAKNSIANFKLREGMPIGCKVTLRGERMYYFLDKLISISLPRVRDFRGISKDAFDGRGNYTLGVKEQLIFPEVNFDKVKKVRGMDIVIVTTAKSDEEGRALLTSLGLPFKK